The following coding sequences are from one Rutidosis leptorrhynchoides isolate AG116_Rl617_1_P2 chromosome 11, CSIRO_AGI_Rlap_v1, whole genome shotgun sequence window:
- the LOC139874828 gene encoding uncharacterized protein, whose protein sequence is MYDALADLGASINLMPYSLYLKLNLGDLKPTRMCIRLADRTYNYPIGITENLPVKVNHLIFPADFVVLEMEEDSKVPIILGRPFLNTADAIVRVKEKNLSLGVGEDIIILNIDKAMKHPMSPNDECFQIDIIDCCIEEEL, encoded by the coding sequence atgtacgatgcattagctgatttaGGAGCAAGCATTAACCTTATGCCTTACTCGTTGTACTTAAAATTGAACTTAGGTGatttaaaaccaactaggatgtgtatacgattAGCTGATAGAACTTACAACTATCCTATTGGCATTACTGAAAATCTACCGGTTAAAGTAAATCACTTAATCTTTCCTGCTGATTTCGTtgttcttgaaatggaagaagatagtaaggttcccaTAATTCTAGGGCGTCCCTTTCTAAATACTGCAGACGCAATTGTGCGCGTAAAAGAGAAAAATCTCAGCTTAGGTGTGGGGGAGGATATAATTATATTGAACATAGATAAGGCTATGAAACACCCTATGTCTCCTAATGACGAATGTTTCCAAATAGACATTATTGATTGTTGTATTGAGGAAGAACTATAA